One Kitasatospora sp. NBC_01266 genomic window carries:
- a CDS encoding type I polyketide synthase: MTNTRPESRAGRPEGIADITEEPIAVVGMACRLPGAQRPADLWQLLRDGVDAVGAPPADRFDGGLPQECPPFGGFLDQVDRFDETFFRVSPREAAAMDPQQRLLLELGWEALEDARIAPDALRHQPVGVYVGAILDDYAILQARAGLDAVGPFAFTGVARSLLANRLSYTLGLRGPSLTVDTGQSSSLVAVHLACQSLRRGESGLAVVGGVHLNLAPDSMLRAARAGVLAPDGRCRTFDADAAGFVKGEGGALVVLKPLSAALADGDRIHCLVLGSAVNNDGGGAGLTVPDPEAQRAVIEAARSRAGVDHQAVQYVELHGTGTPTGDPLEAAALGGALGAGRAAGQALRVGSVKTNLGHLEGAAGIAGLIKTALSLTNRQLPASLHHENPNPRIPFEELGLAVQRDLGPWPHPDRVLVAGVSSFGIGGTNCHVVLGEAPSSPGGAEDAGVRPELFVWPLSGRGQDGLRGQAARLRAYLDERPEAEPADLALSLATTRAALEQRAAVVGRDREELLRGLDALAAGLPAAGVSGGTAGGERRIALLLAGQGSQRAGAGRELYDAFPVFAAALDEVCGQFDGVLDRPLREVLFDAESELLDQTVYTQAGLFAIEVALFRLLESWGVTPDYLAGHSIGELAAAYLAGVWSLEDACKLVAARGRLMQALPSGGAMLAVQGSEQEVRAALGEAVDVAAVNGPAAVVVSGVEAEVAALEAAWRAEGRKVKRLTVSHAFHSALMDPMLAEFRAVAESLTYRAPRIPVVSNLTGGFEDLTSADYWVRHVREAVRFGDGVRTLQEQGVRTFLELGPDSVLSALVPDGTVSLPLLHGDEPEARALLAAVAGAWTRGAAIDWTALLAGSGARLTDLPSYAFQRRRHWFAADAASAGTTIAATTSVEPAARFEPTGPAAAGDSLALVRAHAAALLGHASAELVDPDLSFRDLGFDSLLAVRLRTQLGEATGLALPMTVTFDHPTARALARHLDAARSGTDPDEESARPAATRRSAAAMGAPPSRQAGGEPIAILGIGCRFPGGISTPEQLWELIEGERSTVSEFPTDRGWDLDRLFDTDPAAAGASYTRHGSFIERIAGFDAGFFGISPREAQAMDPQQRLLLETSWEAVERAGIVPADLRGTRTGVFVGATDAQYGPRLYESGDGTDGHRLTGASISLASGRIAYLLGLEGQALTVDTACSSSLVALHLAVQALRRGECDLALAGGAALMPTPGMFVELSRQQALSPDGRCKAFAETADGTGWGEGVGMLLVARLSDARRLGHPILAVVRGTAANQDGASNGLTAPNGLAQRKVIRQALVDAELTADQVDVVEAHGTGTKLGDPIEAQALLATYGRDRDPEQPLWLGSLKSNLNHTQAAAGVAGVIKMVLALRHGVLPRTLNVDAPTSRVDWSAGAVRLLTEARAWPELDRPRRGAVSSFGISGTNAHAIIEQAPGSDVPSTTATKQPIMALAATPWLLSGRGEAALRGQAGRLATVAGELDPVAVAGALLRERSIFENRAVVLGEDLAELLDGVRELAADAEFPGVLRGVAAGGGRPVFVFPGQGTQWVGMARELTACSPVFAASIAACEAALDGLVDWSLTEVLAGDGTEFAGVRVLQPVLFAVMVSLAAVWRAAGVEPAAVVGHSQGEVAAAHVAGVLSLADAARISVLRAQVMEQIAHVGSMVSLFASRARVDELVAEVGGRLYVAAVNGPSTVAVSGEFAALDRLLELCEAQGVRARRIAAAFPSHSPEVAPVEAEVKAALSSVVPRTGSVPMLSTIRGEWLSGPELTADYWYENLRYPVLFQDAVEQLAKAGHRTFVEVSAHPVVVPAIEDTLAELGLGGVAVGTLRRDEGGAGRFVRSLAQAHVSGVDVDWSTLITGAGRVELPTYAFQRQDHWPPARQASAGDPAELGLLPLAHPLLSTAAPFAAGDGALLSGRLSLRTHPWLADHAAAGTVLLPGTGLVELCHQAARLLGAQAVEELALEAPLVIPEEGEVRIQVRAGAVGERGERSVEVHSCTDRADHGESIAEARWTRHATGLLTAAVPEPLAVPAPLAVPAPLAAPRPLAGPGAAASWPPAAAVPLDIEAGYAALAARGYEYGPAFQGLRAAWQLGEEICAEVALPAEFQAQAGDYALHPALLDAALHAALLASNPRAGGEPGPLLLPFAFTGVSIEAPGAGSLRVRVTPDGPDSVSLLLADGLGDPVGQVRSLSFRPVAPGALTGASGRQLPLYRLEWRPVEPDRSAGPAPLADCWALLGADRFELVPVLERAGLRTDRYPDFDTFAQSLAPDGELAATERTVIAYALAAAPGSRPPAEVRSAAYRALELVQSWLGDDRLDAARLVVVTRGALATGSAADPETDLAAAAVWGLLRSAQSEHPGRIVLLDVDTEPPTPAALAAALGSAEPQLALRGEQALAPRLARTAAASRPEPEQAPALDPDGTVLITGGTGSLGALAARHLVARHGARHLLLVSRRGAQAPGAAELHAELAAAGAEVTLAACDVADRDQLAALLAALPAAHPLTAVIHTAGALDDTVVTSLTPERLDAVLRPKADAAWHLHELTRDAELTHFVTYSSVMGLLGGPGQANYAAANAFLDALAHRRRALGLPGLSLAWGPWAQDGGMTEHLDAADLDRLARSGLPLLGEAEGMALFDAALGHAALGHAALGHADAVLAPVRLDLPALRVRAAAGTVNPLLRGLVRAPVKRAPAELGARQQASQAERLAALPAAERHRVLATLVREHTAGVLGHSSPDGVGVERAFTDLGFDSLTAVELRNRLGAATGVRLPVTVIFDHPTVAALIQYLVEATAPQQGTAPDSTAATPAGGAPGGSSGGSSGASSRGSSATDLFAELERLERVLREVPEGAEQRGAIAARLYGFLAGWGTNSGAAQAEQAEPEHDLDDASDEELFELLDNDLGLS; the protein is encoded by the coding sequence ATGACGAATACTCGGCCCGAGTCCCGCGCCGGACGACCCGAAGGCATTGCCGATATCACCGAAGAGCCGATCGCGGTGGTCGGAATGGCCTGCCGGCTGCCCGGTGCGCAGCGGCCCGCCGACCTCTGGCAGCTGCTGCGGGACGGCGTGGACGCCGTCGGCGCCCCGCCCGCCGACCGCTTCGACGGTGGACTGCCGCAGGAGTGCCCGCCGTTCGGCGGGTTCCTGGACCAGGTCGACCGGTTCGACGAGACCTTCTTCCGGGTCTCGCCGCGCGAGGCCGCCGCGATGGACCCGCAGCAGCGGCTGCTGCTCGAACTCGGCTGGGAGGCACTGGAGGACGCCCGGATCGCCCCGGACGCGCTGCGCCACCAGCCGGTCGGCGTCTACGTCGGCGCGATCCTGGACGACTACGCGATCCTCCAGGCCAGGGCCGGCCTGGACGCGGTTGGCCCGTTCGCCTTCACCGGCGTGGCCCGCTCGCTGCTGGCCAACCGCCTCTCCTACACCCTGGGCCTGCGCGGCCCCAGTCTGACCGTGGACACCGGCCAGTCCTCCTCGCTGGTCGCGGTCCACCTGGCCTGCCAGAGCCTGCGCCGTGGCGAGAGCGGCCTGGCCGTGGTCGGCGGGGTCCACCTCAACCTGGCGCCCGACAGCATGCTGCGCGCCGCCCGGGCCGGGGTGCTGGCCCCGGACGGGCGCTGCCGCACCTTCGACGCTGACGCGGCCGGCTTCGTGAAGGGCGAGGGCGGCGCGCTGGTGGTGCTCAAGCCGCTGAGCGCCGCGCTCGCCGACGGCGACCGGATCCACTGCCTGGTGCTCGGCAGCGCGGTCAACAACGACGGCGGCGGCGCGGGCCTGACGGTGCCCGACCCCGAGGCGCAGCGCGCCGTGATCGAGGCCGCCCGCAGCCGCGCCGGAGTGGACCACCAGGCCGTCCAGTACGTGGAGTTGCACGGCACCGGCACGCCCACCGGCGACCCGCTGGAGGCCGCCGCGCTGGGTGGCGCGCTGGGCGCGGGCCGGGCGGCCGGGCAGGCGCTGCGGGTCGGCTCGGTGAAGACCAACCTGGGGCATCTGGAGGGCGCCGCCGGGATCGCCGGACTGATCAAGACCGCGCTGAGTCTGACGAACCGTCAGCTGCCCGCGAGCCTGCACCACGAGAACCCGAACCCGCGGATCCCGTTCGAGGAGCTCGGACTTGCGGTCCAGCGTGATCTGGGGCCGTGGCCGCACCCGGACCGGGTGCTGGTCGCCGGGGTCAGCTCCTTCGGGATCGGCGGCACCAACTGCCATGTGGTGCTGGGCGAGGCGCCGTCCTCCCCGGGCGGTGCCGAGGACGCCGGGGTGCGGCCGGAGCTGTTCGTCTGGCCGCTCTCCGGGCGCGGACAGGACGGGCTGCGCGGCCAGGCGGCCCGGCTGCGGGCGTACCTGGACGAGCGGCCGGAGGCCGAACCCGCCGACCTGGCACTCTCCTTGGCGACCACCCGGGCCGCGCTGGAGCAGCGGGCGGCGGTGGTCGGCCGCGATCGCGAGGAGCTGCTGCGGGGTCTGGACGCGCTGGCGGCCGGGCTGCCCGCGGCCGGGGTGAGCGGTGGCACGGCGGGCGGGGAGCGGCGGATCGCGCTGCTCCTCGCCGGGCAGGGCAGCCAGCGGGCCGGGGCCGGGCGGGAGTTGTACGACGCGTTCCCGGTGTTCGCGGCGGCGCTGGACGAGGTCTGCGGGCAGTTCGACGGTGTGCTGGACCGGCCGCTGCGCGAGGTGCTGTTCGACGCCGAGTCGGAGCTGCTCGACCAGACCGTCTACACGCAGGCCGGGTTGTTCGCGATCGAGGTGGCGCTGTTCCGGCTGCTGGAGTCGTGGGGGGTCACCCCGGACTACCTGGCGGGCCACTCGATCGGCGAGTTGGCGGCGGCGTATCTGGCGGGGGTCTGGTCGCTCGAAGACGCGTGCAAGCTGGTGGCGGCGCGTGGCCGGCTGATGCAGGCGCTGCCGTCCGGTGGCGCGATGCTCGCGGTGCAGGGGAGCGAGCAGGAGGTCCGGGCGGCGCTGGGCGAAGCAGTGGACGTCGCTGCCGTCAATGGGCCTGCGGCGGTGGTGGTTTCGGGCGTCGAGGCGGAGGTCGCGGCGCTGGAGGCCGCATGGCGGGCGGAGGGCCGCAAGGTCAAGCGCCTCACGGTCAGCCACGCGTTCCACTCGGCGCTGATGGACCCGATGTTGGCGGAGTTCCGGGCGGTCGCCGAGTCGCTGACCTACCGCGCGCCGCGCATCCCGGTGGTCTCGAATCTCACCGGCGGCTTCGAGGACCTCACCTCGGCCGACTACTGGGTGCGCCACGTCCGCGAGGCCGTCCGCTTCGGCGACGGCGTGCGCACGCTGCAGGAGCAGGGGGTGCGCACCTTCCTGGAGTTGGGCCCCGACAGCGTGCTCTCCGCCCTCGTCCCGGACGGCACGGTGTCGCTCCCGCTGCTGCACGGGGACGAGCCCGAGGCGCGGGCGCTGCTCGCCGCCGTCGCGGGTGCCTGGACCCGGGGCGCCGCGATCGACTGGACCGCACTGCTCGCGGGCAGCGGCGCCCGGCTGACCGACCTGCCGAGCTACGCCTTCCAGCGCCGCCGTCACTGGTTCGCCGCCGACGCCGCGAGTGCCGGCACCACGATCGCCGCGACCACTTCCGTCGAGCCGGCCGCGCGGTTTGAGCCGACCGGGCCGGCCGCCGCGGGTGACTCGCTGGCGCTGGTCCGCGCGCACGCCGCCGCGCTACTCGGGCACGCCTCGGCCGAACTGGTCGACCCGGACCTCTCCTTCCGCGACCTGGGCTTCGACTCGCTGCTCGCCGTCCGGCTGCGCACCCAGCTGGGCGAGGCGACGGGCCTGGCGCTGCCGATGACGGTCACCTTCGACCACCCCACCGCCCGCGCGCTGGCCCGCCACCTCGACGCCGCCCGGTCCGGCACCGACCCGGACGAGGAGTCCGCCCGCCCGGCCGCCACGCGCCGCTCCGCCGCGGCCATGGGGGCACCTCCCAGCCGCCAGGCTGGGGGAGAGCCGATCGCCATCCTCGGCATCGGCTGCCGCTTCCCCGGCGGCATCAGCACGCCCGAGCAGCTCTGGGAGCTGATCGAGGGCGAGCGCAGCACCGTCTCCGAGTTCCCGACCGACCGCGGCTGGGACCTGGACCGGCTCTTCGACACCGACCCGGCCGCCGCCGGTGCCTCCTACACCCGGCACGGCTCGTTCATCGAGCGGATCGCCGGCTTCGACGCCGGCTTCTTCGGCATCTCGCCGCGCGAGGCGCAGGCGATGGACCCGCAGCAGCGGCTGCTGCTGGAGACCTCCTGGGAGGCCGTCGAGCGGGCCGGCATCGTCCCGGCCGATCTGCGCGGCACCCGCACCGGCGTCTTCGTCGGCGCCACCGACGCCCAGTACGGGCCCCGGCTGTACGAGTCCGGTGACGGGACCGACGGCCACCGGCTGACCGGCGCCTCGATCAGCCTGGCCTCCGGCCGGATCGCCTACCTGCTCGGCCTCGAAGGCCAGGCCCTGACCGTGGACACCGCCTGCTCCTCCTCGCTGGTGGCGCTGCACCTGGCCGTCCAGGCGCTGCGGCGCGGCGAGTGCGACCTGGCGCTCGCGGGTGGCGCGGCGCTGATGCCGACCCCCGGGATGTTCGTCGAGCTGAGCCGCCAGCAGGCGCTGTCGCCCGACGGCCGCTGCAAGGCCTTCGCCGAGACGGCGGACGGCACCGGCTGGGGCGAGGGCGTCGGCATGCTGCTGGTCGCCCGCCTCTCGGACGCGCGGCGCTTGGGCCACCCGATCCTCGCAGTGGTGCGCGGCACGGCCGCCAACCAGGACGGCGCCTCCAACGGCCTGACGGCCCCCAACGGCCTTGCTCAGCGCAAGGTGATCCGCCAGGCGCTGGTGGACGCCGAACTGACGGCCGATCAGGTCGACGTGGTGGAGGCGCACGGCACCGGCACCAAGCTGGGCGACCCGATCGAGGCGCAGGCGCTGCTGGCCACCTACGGCCGCGACCGGGACCCGGAGCAGCCGCTCTGGCTCGGCTCGCTCAAGTCCAACCTGAACCACACCCAGGCGGCCGCCGGTGTCGCCGGCGTGATCAAGATGGTGCTGGCGCTGCGGCACGGCGTGCTGCCGCGCACCCTGAACGTGGACGCGCCGACCTCCCGGGTGGACTGGTCGGCGGGCGCGGTGCGGCTGCTGACCGAGGCCCGCGCCTGGCCGGAGCTGGACCGGCCGCGCCGTGGCGCGGTCTCCTCCTTCGGGATCAGCGGCACCAACGCGCACGCGATCATCGAGCAGGCGCCCGGTTCTGATGTTCCGTCAACTACCGCGACCAAGCAGCCGATCATGGCCCTGGCGGCCACCCCCTGGCTGCTCTCCGGACGCGGCGAGGCGGCACTGCGGGGGCAGGCGGGTCGGCTGGCGACGGTGGCCGGCGAGCTGGATCCCGTGGCGGTGGCCGGGGCGCTGCTGCGCGAGCGGTCGATCTTCGAGAACCGGGCGGTGGTGCTGGGTGAGGATCTGGCCGAACTGCTGGACGGTGTCCGGGAACTGGCGGCCGACGCGGAATTCCCCGGCGTGCTGCGGGGAGTGGCGGCGGGCGGCGGACGGCCGGTCTTCGTCTTCCCGGGGCAGGGGACGCAGTGGGTCGGGATGGCCCGGGAGTTGACGGCCTGCTCGCCGGTCTTCGCGGCGTCGATCGCGGCCTGCGAGGCGGCGCTGGACGGCCTGGTGGACTGGTCGCTGACCGAGGTGCTGGCGGGTGACGGCACCGAGTTCGCCGGTGTCCGGGTGCTGCAGCCGGTGCTGTTCGCGGTGATGGTCTCGCTGGCGGCGGTGTGGCGGGCGGCCGGAGTGGAACCGGCCGCGGTGGTCGGGCATTCGCAGGGCGAGGTGGCGGCCGCGCACGTGGCGGGGGTGCTCTCGCTGGCGGACGCGGCGCGGATCAGTGTGCTGCGGGCGCAGGTGATGGAGCAGATCGCGCACGTGGGCAGCATGGTGTCGCTGTTCGCCTCCCGGGCGCGGGTCGACGAACTGGTCGCCGAGGTCGGCGGCCGACTGTATGTCGCGGCGGTGAACGGGCCCTCGACGGTGGCGGTGTCGGGCGAGTTCGCGGCGCTGGACCGGTTGCTGGAGCTGTGCGAGGCGCAGGGGGTGCGGGCGCGGCGGATCGCGGCCGCCTTCCCGTCGCACTCGCCGGAGGTGGCGCCGGTGGAGGCGGAGGTGAAGGCGGCGCTCTCCTCGGTGGTGCCGCGCACCGGCAGCGTCCCGATGCTCTCCACGATCCGCGGCGAGTGGCTGTCGGGTCCGGAGCTGACCGCCGACTACTGGTACGAGAACCTGCGCTACCCCGTGCTCTTCCAGGACGCCGTCGAGCAGTTGGCCAAGGCCGGCCACCGCACCTTCGTGGAGGTCAGCGCCCATCCCGTGGTGGTCCCCGCGATCGAGGACACGCTGGCCGAACTCGGCCTCGGCGGGGTGGCCGTGGGCACGCTGCGGCGCGACGAAGGCGGCGCCGGGCGCTTCGTCCGCTCGCTGGCCCAGGCCCACGTGAGCGGCGTGGACGTCGACTGGAGCACGTTGATCACCGGTGCCGGGCGGGTCGAACTGCCCACCTACGCCTTCCAGCGCCAGGACCACTGGCCCCCGGCCCGCCAGGCCTCGGCCGGCGACCCCGCCGAGCTGGGCCTGCTGCCGCTCGCCCACCCGCTGCTGAGTACCGCCGCGCCCTTCGCGGCCGGTGACGGCGCCCTGCTGAGCGGTCGGCTCTCGCTGCGCACCCACCCCTGGCTGGCCGACCACGCCGCCGCCGGGACGGTGCTGCTCCCCGGCACCGGCCTGGTCGAACTCTGCCACCAGGCGGCGCGGCTGCTCGGCGCCCAGGCGGTCGAGGAACTCGCCCTGGAGGCACCGCTGGTGATCCCCGAGGAGGGCGAGGTGCGGATCCAGGTCCGGGCCGGCGCCGTCGGGGAGCGCGGTGAACGGAGCGTCGAGGTCCACTCCTGCACCGACCGGGCCGACCACGGCGAGTCGATCGCCGAGGCCCGGTGGACCCGGCACGCCACCGGCCTGCTCACCGCCGCTGTCCCTGAGCCGCTCGCCGTCCCCGCGCCGCTCGCCGTCCCCGCGCCGCTCGCCGCCCCCAGGCCGCTCGCCGGACCCGGCGCGGCCGCGAGCTGGCCGCCCGCCGCCGCCGTCCCGCTGGACATCGAGGCCGGCTACGCGGCGCTGGCCGCCCGTGGCTACGAGTACGGCCCCGCCTTCCAAGGCCTGCGCGCCGCTTGGCAGCTGGGCGAGGAGATCTGCGCCGAGGTGGCGCTGCCCGCCGAGTTCCAGGCGCAGGCGGGCGACTACGCCCTGCACCCCGCGCTGCTGGACGCGGCCCTGCACGCCGCGCTGCTCGCCTCCAACCCCCGGGCCGGCGGCGAACCCGGGCCGCTGCTGCTGCCGTTCGCCTTCACCGGCGTCAGCATCGAGGCCCCGGGCGCCGGTTCGCTGCGCGTCCGGGTCACGCCGGACGGCCCCGACAGCGTCTCGCTGCTGCTCGCCGACGGGCTGGGCGACCCGGTCGGGCAGGTGCGCTCGCTCAGCTTCCGCCCGGTGGCCCCCGGCGCCCTCACCGGGGCGAGCGGTCGCCAACTCCCGCTGTACCGCCTGGAGTGGCGGCCGGTCGAGCCGGACCGTTCAGCAGGTCCCGCCCCGCTGGCGGACTGCTGGGCGCTGCTCGGCGCCGACCGCTTCGAGCTGGTCCCCGTGCTGGAGCGGGCCGGGCTGCGCACCGACCGCTACCCCGACTTCGACACCTTCGCGCAGTCGCTGGCCCCCGACGGCGAGTTGGCGGCCACCGAGCGCACCGTGATCGCCTACGCGCTGGCCGCAGCGCCCGGCAGCCGGCCACCGGCGGAGGTCCGCTCGGCCGCCTACCGGGCGCTGGAGCTCGTGCAGAGCTGGCTCGGCGACGACCGCCTGGACGCGGCCCGCCTGGTCGTGGTGACCCGGGGCGCGCTGGCCACCGGCAGCGCCGCCGACCCCGAGACCGACCTGGCCGCCGCCGCGGTCTGGGGCCTGCTGCGCTCGGCGCAGTCGGAGCACCCGGGCCGGATCGTGCTGCTGGACGTCGACACCGAGCCGCCCACGCCCGCCGCGCTGGCCGCCGCACTCGGCAGCGCCGAACCGCAGCTCGCGCTGCGCGGCGAGCAGGCGCTGGCACCCCGGCTGGCCCGGACCGCCGCCGCGTCCCGGCCCGAGCCTGAGCAGGCCCCCGCACTGGACCCCGACGGCACTGTGCTGATCACCGGCGGCACCGGCTCGCTCGGCGCGCTGGCGGCCCGTCACCTGGTCGCCCGGCACGGCGCCCGGCACCTGCTGCTGGTCAGCCGCCGGGGCGCGCAGGCCCCCGGCGCCGCCGAGCTGCACGCCGAACTCGCCGCCGCCGGAGCCGAGGTGACCCTCGCGGCCTGCGACGTGGCCGACCGGGACCAGCTCGCCGCGCTGCTCGCCGCGCTGCCGGCCGCGCACCCGCTGACCGCCGTGATCCACACCGCCGGCGCGCTGGACGACACGGTGGTCACCTCGCTCACCCCCGAGCGGCTGGACGCCGTGCTGCGACCGAAGGCCGACGCCGCCTGGCACCTGCACGAGTTGACCCGCGACGCCGAGCTGACCCACTTCGTCACCTACTCCTCGGTGATGGGCCTGCTCGGTGGCCCCGGCCAGGCGAACTACGCCGCCGCCAACGCCTTCCTGGACGCGCTGGCGCACCGCCGCCGCGCGCTCGGACTGCCGGGCCTCTCGCTGGCCTGGGGCCCGTGGGCGCAGGACGGCGGGATGACCGAGCACCTGGACGCCGCCGACCTCGACCGCCTGGCCCGCTCCGGCCTGCCGCTGCTCGGCGAGGCCGAGGGGATGGCGCTCTTCGATGCCGCGCTCGGGCACGCCGCGCTCGGGCACGCCGCGCTCGGGCACGCCGACGCGGTGCTCGCCCCGGTCCGGCTCGACCTGCCCGCGCTGCGGGTCCGGGCCGCCGCCGGGACGGTCAACCCGCTGTTGCGCGGCCTGGTCCGGGCGCCGGTGAAGCGCGCGCCGGCCGAGCTGGGCGCTCGCCAGCAGGCCTCGCAGGCCGAGCGGCTGGCCGCACTGCCGGCCGCCGAGCGCCACCGGGTGCTGGCCACGCTGGTCCGCGAGCACACCGCCGGTGTGCTCGGGCACAGCTCGCCGGACGGCGTCGGGGTCGAACGGGCCTTCACCGACCTGGGCTTCGACTCGCTGACCGCCGTCGAGCTGCGCAACCGGCTCGGCGCGGCCACCGGCGTCCGGCTGCCGGTCACCGTGATCTTCGACCACCCGACCGTCGCGGCCCTGATCCAGTACCTGGTCGAGGCCACCGCGCCACAGCAGGGCACGGCGCCCGACAGCACGGCCGCCACCCCGGCCGGCGGCGCGCCCGGGGGTTCGTCCGGGGGCTCGTCCGGGGCCTCGTCCCGGGGTTCGTCCGCCACCGACCTGTTCGCGGAGCTGGAGCGGCTGGAGCGGGTGCTGCGCGAGGTCCCCGAGGGGGCCGAGCAGCGCGGCGCGATCGCCGCCCGGCTCTACGGATTCCTGGCCGGCTGGGGCACCAACTCCGGTGCCGCGCAGGCCGAGCAGGCGGAGCCGGAGCACGACCTGGACGACGCCAGCGACGAGGAGTTGTTCGAGCTGCTCGACAACGACCTCGGGCTCTCCTGA
- a CDS encoding FAD-binding oxidoreductase: MQLTAEPTSAAAAEQQVLTIGPEDPRYADLTRGCNQRFVSKPDQVYLIRSTADAVRAVQEAVDAGRQLAIRSGGHCQESLVDSGEVRALLDMSELRAVEFDPERRAFSIEPGLTLGEMYRTLFKKWGVTLPGGSCPSVGIGGHIAGGAYGPLSRRLGYLVDYLCGVEVVVVDADGTARAVTATDAADDPNRELWWAHTGGGGGNFGVVTKYWLRTPGARGRQPGELLPRPPQSVLLGYVVWPWEGMDEANFSRLVKNYVTWYERNSDADSPYLDLYSGLLLPHRSAGGIIMNVQMDAGAPNAAELFRKFGEAVLDGVTVLPVVVEQRELPWYRATLWNGLYTSGGLETQRSKVKAADMRARYSDEQVATIYRYLTTTEYSNPTAALMFVGLGGMVNERESDATAIPQRDSILKLVYSASWIDPAEDDKHLTFVREWYRDVHAGTGGVPISNGITDGTYMNNPDTDLMDPRWNTSGVPWYSFYYKDNYPRLQRIKAAWDPRNVFHHALSIQAPDTEA, translated from the coding sequence ATGCAACTGACAGCGGAACCGACCTCGGCAGCGGCTGCCGAGCAGCAGGTGCTCACCATCGGTCCCGAGGATCCGCGCTACGCGGACCTCACCCGTGGCTGCAACCAGCGTTTCGTCAGCAAGCCCGACCAGGTCTACCTGATCCGCTCCACCGCGGACGCCGTGCGGGCCGTCCAGGAGGCGGTGGACGCCGGCCGGCAGCTCGCGATCCGCAGCGGCGGCCACTGCCAGGAGTCGCTGGTGGACAGCGGCGAGGTGCGGGCGCTGCTGGACATGTCCGAGCTGCGCGCGGTCGAGTTCGACCCCGAGCGGCGGGCGTTCTCGATCGAACCGGGCCTGACCCTGGGCGAGATGTACCGCACGCTCTTCAAGAAGTGGGGCGTCACGCTGCCCGGCGGCTCCTGCCCCTCGGTCGGCATCGGCGGCCACATCGCGGGCGGCGCCTACGGTCCGCTCTCCCGCCGCCTGGGCTACCTGGTGGACTACCTGTGCGGCGTCGAGGTGGTGGTGGTCGACGCGGACGGCACCGCGCGCGCCGTGACCGCCACCGACGCGGCCGACGACCCCAACCGCGAGCTGTGGTGGGCGCACACCGGCGGTGGCGGCGGCAACTTCGGTGTGGTCACCAAGTATTGGCTGCGCACCCCGGGCGCCCGTGGCCGGCAGCCGGGCGAACTGCTGCCCCGGCCACCGCAGTCGGTGCTGCTCGGCTACGTGGTCTGGCCCTGGGAGGGCATGGACGAGGCCAACTTCAGCCGACTGGTGAAGAACTACGTCACCTGGTACGAGCGCAACAGCGACGCCGACTCGCCCTACCTGGACCTGTACAGCGGCCTGCTGCTGCCGCACCGCTCGGCCGGCGGCATCATCATGAACGTCCAGATGGACGCCGGGGCGCCGAACGCCGCCGAGCTGTTCCGCAAGTTCGGCGAGGCCGTGCTGGACGGCGTGACGGTCCTGCCGGTGGTCGTCGAGCAGCGTGAACTGCCTTGGTACCGGGCCACCCTGTGGAACGGCCTGTACACCAGCGGCGGCCTGGAGACCCAGCGCTCCAAGGTGAAGGCGGCCGACATGCGGGCCCGCTACTCGGACGAGCAGGTGGCCACCATCTACCGCTACCTGACCACCACGGAGTACAGCAACCCGACCGCGGCGCTGATGTTCGTGGGCCTGGGCGGCATGGTGAACGAGCGGGAGAGCGACGCGACGGCGATCCCGCAGCGCGACTCGATCCTCAAGCTGGTCTACTCGGCCTCCTGGATCGACCCGGCCGAGGACGACAAGCACCTCACCTTCGTGCGCGAGTGGTACCGCGACGTGCACGCGGGCACCGGCGGGGTGCCGATCTCCAACGGCATCACCGACGGCACCTACATGAACAACCCGGACACGGACCTGATGGACCCGCGGTGGAACACCTCGGGCGTGCCCTGGTACAGCTTCTACTACAAGGACAACTACCCGCGCCTGCAGCGGATCAAGGCCGCCTGGGACCCGCGCAACGTGTTCCACCACGCGCTGTCCATCCAGGCCCCGGACACCGAGGCCTGA
- a CDS encoding ABC transporter ATP-binding protein has translation MNRVARPLEAAPYEETELATDPLEQSEQAPALEFSGLFKQFGDNVAVDHIDLVVPRGSFFGLVGPNGAGKTTSLSMAVGLLRPDGGTAKIFGRDVWSDPVAAKSLIGVLPDGMALPDRLTGREVLTYLGLLRGMDRKVVEQRADELLKVLELDSAESTVVVDYSTGMRKKITLATALLHGPKLLVLDEPFEAVDPVSAATIRTILQRFVASGGSVVFSSHVMALVERLCDHVAVIAKGRVEAYGALDEVRGSQTLEDAFVHIVGARTGGAEGLSWLAS, from the coding sequence ATGAACCGAGTAGCGCGGCCCCTGGAGGCCGCCCCGTACGAGGAGACCGAGTTGGCGACCGACCCGCTGGAGCAGAGCGAGCAGGCGCCCGCGTTGGAATTCTCCGGACTGTTCAAGCAGTTCGGCGACAACGTCGCGGTGGATCACATCGACCTGGTGGTGCCGCGCGGCTCGTTCTTCGGGCTGGTCGGCCCCAACGGCGCCGGCAAGACCACCTCGCTGTCCATGGCGGTGGGCCTGCTGCGGCCCGACGGCGGCACGGCCAAGATCTTCGGCCGCGACGTCTGGAGCGACCCGGTGGCCGCCAAGTCGCTGATCGGCGTGCTGCCCGACGGCATGGCGCTGCCGGACCGGCTGACCGGCCGTGAGGTGCTCACCTACCTCGGCCTGCTGCGCGGCATGGACCGCAAGGTGGTCGAGCAGCGCGCCGACGAGCTGCTCAAGGTGCTGGAGCTGGACTCGGCCGAGTCCACCGTGGTGGTGGACTACTCCACGGGTATGCGCAAGAAGATCACCCTGGCCACCGCGCTGCTGCACGGCCCCAAGCTGCTGGTGCTGGACGAGCCCTTCGAGGCGGTCGACCCGGTCTCCGCCGCGACCATCCGCACCATCCTGCAGCGCTTCGTCGCCTCGGGCGGCTCGGTGGTCTTCTCCAGCCACGTGATGGCGCTGGTCGAGCGGCTCTGCGACCACGTCGCGGTGATCGCCAAGGGCCGGGTCGAGGCCTACGGCGCGCTCGACGAGGTCCGCGGCTCGCAGACCCTGGAAGACGCGTTCGTGCACATCGTCGGGGCCCGTACGGGTGGCGCGGAAGGGCTGTCATGGTTGGCGTCCTGA